A segment of the Desulfurobacterium indicum genome:
GATACGGCTCTTTTCCTTTCTGTTTTTTTTGGACTTATTGTTTTTATTGTCGACTATTTGGTTCATAGTCGAGGAACGGGAGAACTCTATTTCCTTCAAGAGATGTTGGTATTTTATGTATTTATGGTTGCAGGAGGATTTTTATATGCAAAAGTGATGGAAAGGCAGCAGTTTCTTTTGAAATGGCTGATTTCCAAAGATGAATTGACAGGAGCAGTTTCAAGAGTGAGGTTCCTTGAGAATCTTGAGAAGGAAATTTCACGGGCAAAACGTTACAACATTCCTTTATCTTTTATAATGTTTGACATTGATAATTTCAGGGAAATAAATAAAAGTCTTGGATTTGAAACAGGGAACAGTTTTCTGAAACAGGTTGTGAAAGCTGTTGAAAGAAATATAAGAAGTGCAGATGTAATTGTCAGATGGGGTGATGATGAATTTATTATTTTTGCTCCTCATACTGATATTTATGGAGCGATAAAGCTTGCTGAAAAGTTAAAAGATATTATAGATAAAGTGTTTGCAAAAATCGGTGGTAAAATTACCGTTAGTATGGGAGTTACATCTTTGGAAGAAAATGATAATCCTGATGAAGTGCTTAGGAGGCTGGAAGAGGCTCTTTATCTTGCTAAAAATAGAGGTGGTAATCGTATAGAATCCCTTGAGTAGGAGGATAGATGAAAGGATACATGTTGATAGGTGGGAGAAAGGTTTTCAAAAAAAAAGAGATAGAAATTCTGTTTCCGTATGATAATTCTGTTGTCGGAACGATTCCTGACGGAGATGCTGAAGATGTAAAGCTGGCGGTGGATGTTGCTCTAAAAGGTTTTGAAAAAATGAAAGAACTTTCTGCCTTTGACAGGTACTCTATTCTTTCAAAAGCAGCGAGGATCCTTTCTAATAGAAGTTATGAAATTGCAGAGCTTCTTACGAGAGAAGTAGGTAAAACTATAAGAGAATCAATGGGAGAAGTAGGAAGAGCGGTAAATACACTGACTCTTTCTGCAGAAGAAGCTAAAAGGATTGCTGGAGAAGAAGTAAATTTTGAGGCAGCACCAGGAATAAGAGGGAAGGTCGGGTTTTATAGAAGGGTGCCTCTCGGAGTTATTGGCTGTATTACTCCCTTCAATTTTCCCCTTAATCTTACATGTCATAAAGTAGGTCCTGCACTTGCTGCTGGTAATAGTGTCGTTATAAAACCTTCCGAGAATACTTCTCTTGTTGTTATAAGACTGGCAGAAGTTTTGATAGAAGCAGGTTTCCCGCCGGAAGCGGTTAATGTTGTTACTGGATATGGTGAAAAAGCGGGGGATGCTCTTGTTAGAGACGAGAGAGTAAGGATGATAACCTTTACCGGAAGTGTTGAAACCGGCAAAATAATAATGTCCCGCGGTGGATTAAAAAAGTACGCGATGGAGCTTGGCTCAAATGCAGGTGTGTATATAGATGAGGATCAATCAGAGAAACTTGGATTTATAGCTGAAAAGGTTTGTCGCGGTGGTTTTGCTCTTGCCGGTCAGGTTTGTATATCTGTTCAGAGAGTATTTGTTCATGATTCGCTTTTCGATGACTTTATAGGGAAAGCTGTTGAATTTGTAAAAACGTTGAAGGTTGGTAATCCCCTTGATCAAACTGTTGATATGGGACCTGTTATAGATGTTCAGGCGGCAGATAGGATAATGGAATGGATAAATGAAGCTGTGTCTGCCGGTGCAAAGGTTGTTTGCGGAGCTAAGAGAATATCAGATACAGTAATAGAACCTACTATACTTATTGATATTCCTGAAGATGTCAGGCTTTTTAAGGGAGAAATTTTCGGCCCGGTAATAGCTGTAAATAGAGTAACAAGTGTAGAGGAAGCAGTAGAAAAAATTAACCTTTCAAGATATGGACTTCAGGCAGGGATATTTACAAGTAATTTAAAAGCAGCATTTAAGTTTGCCAAAGAAGTTGAAGCTGGTGGAATAATGATCAATGAAATTCCAACCTTTAGAGTTGATCAGATGCCTTACGGAGGAATGAAAGAGAGCGGCATAGGAAGGGAAGGCCCTTCATATGCTATAGAAGAGATGACAGAAATTAAGACAATCTGTTTTGATCTTTCTTAAAGGGGAAATTACTTCCCCTTTTTCTCTTTTTCCGCACAGAATTTGCATTTGCCAAAGAATGTGTGTTGTGCGTTTTCTATAATATGTCCGGGACCTTCAACAAAATCTCGTGCCATTTGACATATCGGGATGTCTATGTCGAATATCTTTCCGCAGTAGGTGCAGACAAAATGATGATGATATTCTGTTTTGTAATCGTATCTGGACTGTTTGTTGACGACGATCTCGCTTATTTTTCCTTCCTTAACCAGCTCTTTCAGAACCCTATATACAGTGGCGAGGCTTATGGTGCTTAGTTCTTTTCTTGCCCTTTCATAAACCTGCTCAGCTGTTGGATGATCCTTTGAAGTAATTACTGTCCTGTATATAACAACTTTTTGTCTTGTTTGACGTTTACCTTTTTTATCTCTATGGGAAGTTGTCATCTCTATCTCCTGAAAAAAATATGGAATAATACTTATTATTAAGTATAACCTGTTTTCATTTTGTTATCAAACTTTTTAGTGTGATAAAATACTGTCAATGATAATTGTGTCGTGTTGATAAAATTCTGATTTTTTTATAGAATCTCTGTGATAGGTTGCAAAAGTGTATAATAAAACCTAAAGGTTTAGGGGAAAACGGTGGTAAACGAAGCGGCACTTTATATCAAAGAAAGATGCGGCATAGATAAGTTTGATGTTGCAATAGTTTTGGGTTCCGGGGTGGAACTGGGGGAAGTAACCCTGGAGATTCCTTATAAGGACGTTCCTGGTATGCCGCTTCCGGCTGTTCCTGGTCATAAAGGAGTTCTAAAAGTACTGAAAATTGATAGGCTAATGGTAGCTGTTTTTTCGGGGAGATTCCACTACTATGAAGGTAGAAGCAATGAAGAGATACGATTTATTCCCGAGTTATCTTCTCTGAT
Coding sequences within it:
- a CDS encoding Fur family transcriptional regulator, with protein sequence MTTSHRDKKGKRQTRQKVVIYRTVITSKDHPTAEQVYERARKELSTISLATVYRVLKELVKEGKISEIVVNKQSRYDYKTEYHHHFVCTYCGKIFDIDIPICQMARDFVEGPGHIIENAQHTFFGKCKFCAEKEKKGK
- a CDS encoding GGDEF domain-containing protein, yielding MEKVGIKKICCLTDSSDLEGLRQAIFYYILMAAIVTVPIFGGLRNFVFGKYVIAKASLISEILLIVSYFFYKKGKCGYAKLILFASVGLLLLSVVYQDIPFMYMWLALFPALAFILFPSDTALFLSVFFGLIVFIVDYLVHSRGTGELYFLQEMLVFYVFMVAGGFLYAKVMERQQFLLKWLISKDELTGAVSRVRFLENLEKEISRAKRYNIPLSFIMFDIDNFREINKSLGFETGNSFLKQVVKAVERNIRSADVIVRWGDDEFIIFAPHTDIYGAIKLAEKLKDIIDKVFAKIGGKITVSMGVTSLEENDNPDEVLRRLEEALYLAKNRGGNRIESLE
- a CDS encoding aldehyde dehydrogenase family protein codes for the protein MKGYMLIGGRKVFKKKEIEILFPYDNSVVGTIPDGDAEDVKLAVDVALKGFEKMKELSAFDRYSILSKAARILSNRSYEIAELLTREVGKTIRESMGEVGRAVNTLTLSAEEAKRIAGEEVNFEAAPGIRGKVGFYRRVPLGVIGCITPFNFPLNLTCHKVGPALAAGNSVVIKPSENTSLVVIRLAEVLIEAGFPPEAVNVVTGYGEKAGDALVRDERVRMITFTGSVETGKIIMSRGGLKKYAMELGSNAGVYIDEDQSEKLGFIAEKVCRGGFALAGQVCISVQRVFVHDSLFDDFIGKAVEFVKTLKVGNPLDQTVDMGPVIDVQAADRIMEWINEAVSAGAKVVCGAKRISDTVIEPTILIDIPEDVRLFKGEIFGPVIAVNRVTSVEEAVEKINLSRYGLQAGIFTSNLKAAFKFAKEVEAGGIMINEIPTFRVDQMPYGGMKESGIGREGPSYAIEEMTEIKTICFDLS